DNA from Sulfitobacter albidus:
TTGCCGCCGTCTGCGCGCGGGACAGCGCGTCGGGGCGCGCGTCGAGCTCCGCCGCGGCGGCGAGGGCCACGTTGTCGGCGTAGGATTGCAGTTCTGCCTGTGTGGTGCCGAGGCGTCCAAGATCAAAGATCATGCCCAGCAGCCCGAGAAACACCACCAGCGAAACGGCCCAAAGGGCCAACATGCTGCCGTCCTGGCTGCGCCGGAATGTGGTGAACAGGGTGCGAAACATGCGAAACCTTATGAACAGCAGGAAAGAAAAGACCCGCCACACCGGTGTGGCGCGGCGGGTCCCATTGAGAAAGCTTCGCAGCGCTTAGCTAGTGGGCTCGTCGGCGGGCTCTTCGATTTTTTCCAGAGCGCCAGAGGCTTTGCCCATTGTTTCGCCCACGTCGCCGCTGAGTGTCAGCAGCGCACCGGCGCCGAGTGTGACCGCAAGGCCCAGTGCGATGCCGTATTCGACGAGGGTTGCGCCCTCTTCATCGCGGCGCAGACGGGCAAATGCGTTTTTCAGGTTGTTTGTCATGTCGTTTCCTTCGTTGTGTAGCGCGGAGCCAACTGCCCGCTTTGTGGTGATTGGCTCCCGTTCTGGGTGCCGCCGATGAATAGAAATTACCGAGTATTTGACACATCCACATCATCCACATGGATGAGCCTTTGGGGCCATTTCTGGGCGGTTGCGGGGCGCGACTGCCTGATTTGACACCAGAAAATATCAACGGCTTCGCTGATGCAGGCGGAAAACATTGACATATCAATGTATTATTCACGCAACATCTCTCTACTCTCGCTACCTCCGACCTTGGTGGTGCACGCAGACTATGCGCTATAGTTTATCAGAACGTTATGACCGCACTTTTTTGGCGAGGGTTTTTGAGTTGCCAAGGGCACAGGTGAACGACCTGACGGACGTGATGCCGTTTCACGGCGCGACCGATCTGCATGCAAGGATCGCCCAGGCGCTCGCGCTTGTGACCGATTGGAATGGTGCGCTTGCGGGGCATCTGCCGATTTCTTCGGTACTTTCGGTATTCGCGCGCCAATGCGGCGCGGCCAACGCCGAGGTTCTGCGGCTGGCGCGCGACCGGGTATTGCCGGTTGCCGCAGTGGTGGGCGATCTGGACCGGACACAGCCGACGCTCAGCAGTGGGCGGCTGTTGCGCTATCTGCGCGATACCCGGCTCGATACGTTGACGCCGGGATCACTTTGGCTCTTGTCCGATCTCATGCTCGAGGATGCCTTTTCCGCGTCCCACGCCGGGCAGGAATGGCGCGCCCGGGGCGATCTGTCGGGCGTGCATGTTATCATCCTCGAAGCGACCGCCGTGCAGATCGACGCGATCGAGATGCATTTCGCCCGACCGCCAAAGGAAGATCCCGAAATGCCGCCTTTGTTGATCGCACGTGCACTCGCCGATGGCTGGGGTCTGCGCAGTCCTGGTCTGATTGCCCGCACCATACGAAGTTTTGGCCGCACCCGGGGGCCCGTAACCGATGAGCCGGACGGCGCCATCCTGGGGGAGCGGAATCGCTGCGGGCTCAGCCGCTCCGAACGCAGGGTCTGCCAATTGCTGGCGGGAGGGGCCAAGGCAAAGGACATCGCCGAGGCGCTTGATATCTCTATCCCGACGGTGCGGACCCATCTGCGCAACATCTATGCCAAGACAGAGACATCCGGCCAGGTCGAGCTGCTTGCCATGATCAGTTCTGAGCGGGACCGACAGGGGTGATCGACACCGTGTTTTGGCTGGCGGCGCCGACGGCGATCCTGATGCATGTTGTCTACACGGATTTGCGGTATCGCCGCATCGGCAACGAAAGCGTCGCCGCCCTTGGCCTGATCTTTGTACTGGGCTGTCTGTTGTCCGGCCCTCCCGATGATGTCACCGGCCGGATGGTCGCCGCCGCTGTGGTCTTTGGACTGTGCTTTCTTGCGTTTGCAGCGCGTTTGCTGGGAGGGGGGGACGTGAAACTCCTCCCGGTTGTGTTTCTTTTCATTCCCGTCGACGGGGTCGCCGCCTTTGTCCTGGCCCTGTCCGCCTTTGTTGTGGTCACCTTCACTGTGTTGAAAATGGCACGCCCCCACGTCGGGCGGATGATGCCGGATTGGGCGGGGATTACGGTGCCCGGCCGCTATGCCATGGGCCCGACGATTGCACTTTCATTCATATTTTACAAATATATCGGTATCTTTGCGCGGTCCGTCGTTCAATCATATCCGGGATAACCGTAGCCCTTTTCGCGTGGCGTGATCCGGCAATGGCAACAGCGCTATGCCGCACGAAAGGGTGAAATTCGTGGCGCTAAAGAATATTTCAACCTATAGATGATCTTACCTGAAGG
Protein-coding regions in this window:
- a CDS encoding Flp family type IVb pilin, whose amino-acid sequence is MTNNLKNAFARLRRDEEGATLVEYGIALGLAVTLGAGALLTLSGDVGETMGKASGALEKIEEPADEPTS
- a CDS encoding helix-turn-helix transcriptional regulator; this encodes MNDLTDVMPFHGATDLHARIAQALALVTDWNGALAGHLPISSVLSVFARQCGAANAEVLRLARDRVLPVAAVVGDLDRTQPTLSSGRLLRYLRDTRLDTLTPGSLWLLSDLMLEDAFSASHAGQEWRARGDLSGVHVIILEATAVQIDAIEMHFARPPKEDPEMPPLLIARALADGWGLRSPGLIARTIRSFGRTRGPVTDEPDGAILGERNRCGLSRSERRVCQLLAGGAKAKDIAEALDISIPTVRTHLRNIYAKTETSGQVELLAMISSERDRQG
- a CDS encoding A24 family peptidase, with product MIDTVFWLAAPTAILMHVVYTDLRYRRIGNESVAALGLIFVLGCLLSGPPDDVTGRMVAAAVVFGLCFLAFAARLLGGGDVKLLPVVFLFIPVDGVAAFVLALSAFVVVTFTVLKMARPHVGRMMPDWAGITVPGRYAMGPTIALSFIFYKYIGIFARSVVQSYPG